TCACCCCGAGATGATATTCAGATATCTATCCTAACAGTGTACCTAAAGCAGAGGTCGGGAACAAGGGGAGCCGATCAATAGGTGGGCAAATAAAGGGGGAAAAGTATGCACATGCTAGAGAAGAAGCGCTTGAGACAGGTGATGATTAGCGCGCGGGATTTGTTGAGTGAAGAGGATCGCGAGCAAAAATCCGATAAGGCTACACAGCATTTATGGAGTATCAAAGCTATAAAAGAAGCTCAAACGATTATGTGTTTTAGTTCGTTTGGAAGTGAAATCAATACGTGGTCTTTTATAGAAGATGCAAGAGAGCGTGACATAAAGGTTGCTCTTCCCCTGACAAATCGAGAGCAAAAAAAAATAATACCTTATACATATGAGAGCAGAAGTAGCTTGAAGGAGGGGGCTTACGGTATCTGGGAGCCAGATCCCACACGTTCAACAGAGCTGAAGCTGTCAGAGATTGAAGTAGTGATCGTTCCAGGAGTAGCCTTTGATCGGCAAAAAGGGCGCTTAGGCTATGGAGCCGGTTATTATGACCGAT
The nucleotide sequence above comes from Brevibacillus laterosporus LMG 15441. Encoded proteins:
- a CDS encoding 5-formyltetrahydrofolate cyclo-ligase produces the protein MHMLEKKRLRQVMISARDLLSEEDREQKSDKATQHLWSIKAIKEAQTIMCFSSFGSEINTWSFIEDARERDIKVALPLTNREQKKIIPYTYESRSSLKEGAYGIWEPDPTRSTELKLSEIEVVIVPGVAFDRQKGRLGYGAGYYDRFFQSLPHEPRRIGFCYAMQVIEKVPMEPFDIHLDQIVTEEGII